The Naumovozyma castellii chromosome 4, complete genome genome contains a region encoding:
- the NCAS0D04720 gene encoding uncharacterized protein (ancestral locus Anc_6.368) → MLYLLIGATFSENIKKIFPKDTEQDIAEYAFDLTCTNCREAHGSPVLINSFEKHEMPGSRGEASFLLKCKFCAKDLSINLTRCEDALYNPDNELNEEYFGTLKDKRKKRGLKNIDTQKAAILEFDCRGCEITNFHQDSVTFLAELNSGKIMEFKFEKGENEWFDYDDDENEEVSVTEFYQEIVKGK, encoded by the coding sequence ATGCTGTATCTTCTCATTGGCGCAACATTTtctgaaaatatcaaaaagatCTTTCCCAAGGATACGGAGCAAGACATCGCTGAATATGCTTTTGATTTGACTTGTACCAATTGTAGAGAAGCTCATGGCTCTCCAGTATTGATCAACTCGTTTGAGAAGCACGAGATGCCAGGTAGTAGGGGTGAGGCGTCGTTCTTGTTGAAGTGCAAATTCTGCGCCAAGGACCTCTCCATCAATTTGACCAGATGCGAGGATGCCCTTTACAACCCAGATAATGAGCTTAATGAAGAGTATTTCGGTACATTGAAAGATAAGAGGAAGAAACGTGGtctgaaaaatattgacaCACAGAAGGCTGCCATCTTGGAATTCGATTGTAGAGGTTGTGAAATTACCAATTTCCACCAGGATAGTGTTACCTTCTTGGCTGAATTAAATTCTGGTAAAATCAtggaatttaaatttgaaaagggTGAGAATGAGTGGTTTGActatgatgatgacgaaaaTGAGGAAGTTTCTGTCACTGAGTTTTATCAAGAGATTGTTAAGGGTAAATAA
- the MSH3 gene encoding mismatch repair protein MSH3 (ancestral locus Anc_6.372) — protein MKAQPVISKFFKNVAAPSGAKPVVKNHTMREEEAIGLPPATEDSDVQEQVSIVIDSDSDSDSALNSVSDSNLEKNDTVKCGTIELHKNIPYSMDAEASPETTREASKSTRKRSRNNVAAKSLEENVEPEQRVPENDDVRPSRKKKAKISKSKLTPLDQQIQELKSIHKNKLLVVRVGYKYKCFAEDAIIASKILKIKLVPGKLTIDESNPADKDHKQFAYCSFPDTRLNVHLERLIYNNCKVGVVEQAETSAIKKNSQTSNKSQVFERKITGIFSKATYGVNSPHDLKGGNNLLGNTKSIWALNIDESLAQQKRFYSLLSVNLNSGEVIYDEFFEPLHTLYSLKERIKYLEPVEIVTLKPLPRYVDILFNESNCKVTINEIENTNEAIQSSLKIVANKLKFSLELSKLLETLYIYLQEYNNERILFISTNFAKFLANQHMTLSDSTLEGLDILRNDGEKGSLLWLLDHTRTSFGLRKLRDWVLHPLRTIDKIEERLDAIECILKEINCIFLESFNQLLKGLPDLLRTLNRIAYGHTSKKEVYFFLKQMCSIGDHFKTHSSYIKEQVLSPDGRINKQSQLLTSILKDIENNYQETHLPQLFAMINVAAVMNKNLENQKTEFFNLNNYDNPDGIIKIQRDIEDVKSDLSAELKHIRKVLGRPYLNYKDEIEYLIEVKNTQVTNLPSDWIKINNTLKISRFATPTTTKLVEKLQFHKDLLVQEVEKEYQRFLSKINDEYIRLRNIIENIATYDCLLSLSAVSCNIKYTRPIFSNEKQVIKLKGARNPIIESLDINYVPNDTDMNRKDGLINIISGPNMGGKSSYIRQVALLIILAQIGSFVPADYMEVSIFDNILTRIGAHDDLLRGESTFKKEMLDVLQVLENCTKDSLVLLDEVGRGTGTLDGKAISYSLINYFMEETDCPLILFTSHFPILGTIKSPLVKCYHMDYVEEKRPGENWSSVTFLYKLKSGFTTNSYGLNVAKLASIDKDIINEAYEISESMKNEEEKDEYLELPLFLKEILKGRVATETFQNLLNYIEED, from the coding sequence atgaaggCACAACCTGTTATTAgcaaattttttaaaaatgttGCTGCTCCATCAGGTGCCAAGCCAGTCGTTAAGAATCATACAATGCGAGAGGAAGAAGCGATAGGGCTCCCTCCTGCTACAGAGGACTCTGATGTTCAAGAACAAGTAAGCATAGTTATAGATTCAGACTCAGACTCAGACTCAGCTCTTAATTCAGTTTCTGATTCAAATTTAGAGAAGAACGATACCGTGAAATGTGGAACTATCGAGTTACataaaaatattccatattCAATGGATGCTGAAGCATCTCCAGAAACTACACGAGAAGCCTCTAAATCTACTCGAAAAAGATCTCGAAACAATGTAGCAGCAAAATCCCTAGAGGAAAACGTTGAACCTGAACAAAGAGTCCCGGAGAATGATGATGTCAGGCCATcgagaaagaagaaagcaAAAATCTCAAAGAGTAAATTGACACCTCTCGatcaacaaattcaagaattgaaatcGATACATAAGAACAAATTACTTGTGGTAAGAGTTGGTTATAAATATAAGTGTTTTGCAGAAGATGCTATTATTGCAAGCAAAATTCTCAAGATTAAATTGGTACCTGGAAAACTGACTATTGATGAGTCAAACCCAGCTGATAAAGATCATAAACAATTTGCATACTGTTCGTTCCCAGATACACGTCTTAATGTGCATTTAGAGAGATTGATCTATAATAATTGTAAAGTTGGTGTTGTCGAACAAGCTGAAACTAGCgcaataaaaaaaaattcccAAACATCGAATAAGAGCCAAGtgtttgaaagaaaaatcaCTGGTATATTTTCCAAGGCAACTTACGGTGTTAATTCACCACATGACTTGAAAGGAGGAAACAATTTATTAGGAAATACAAAAAGTATTTGGGCACTAAATATAGACGAAAGCTTAGCACAACAGAAGCGCTTTTATTCCTTATTATCAGTAAATTTAAACAGTGGTGAAGTTATCtatgatgaattttttgaacCCTTACACACTTTGTATTCATTGAAGGAGCGtattaaatatttagaaCCGGTGGAAATTGTAACGTTAAAACCACTTCCGAGGTACGTAGACATCTTATTCAATGAAAGCAACTGTAAGGTAACgataaatgaaattgaaaatactAATGAGGCTATTCAATCTAGCTTAAAAATTGTTGCAAACAAGCTAAAATTTTCCCTTGAACTGTCAAAATTACTAGAAACACTCTACATCTATTTGCAGGAGtacaataatgaaagaatcCTATTTATTTCTACTAACTTCGCCAAATTTTTAGCGAATCAACATATGACTCTTTCTGATTCAACTCTGGAGGGTTTAGACATTTTAAGAAATGATGGTGAAAAGGGCTCTTTACTATGGCTGCTCGATCACACTAGAACTTCATTCGgtttaagaaaattaagGGATTGGGTGCTTCACCCACTTCGAACCATTGATAAAATAGAAGAACGACTTGATGCCATCGAATGTATACTGAAAGAGATTAATTGTATCTTCTTAGAGTCGTTCAATCAGCTTCTCAAGGGACTACCTGATTTATTGAGAACATTAAATAGAATAGCATATGGCCACACATCAAAAAAAGAGGTCTACTTTTTTCTAAAGCAAATGTGCTCGATTGGCGATCATTTCAAGACCCACTCGTCCTATATTAAGGAACAAGTGCTATCCCCTGACGGAAGGATAAATAAACAGTCACAACTTTTAACATCAATTCTGaaggatattgaaaacaatTACCAGGAAACTCACTTACCTCAATTATTTGCCATGATCAATGTAGCTGCCGTGATGAACAAAAATCTGGAGAACCAAAAAACggaatttttcaacctTAATAATTATGATAACCCAGATGGAATTATTAAGATTCAGCGTGATATAGAAGATGTCAAATCCGACCTTTCAGCAGAATTAAAGCATATTAGAAAAGTCCTAGGGAGACCTTACCTAAACTATAAAGACGAAATTGAATACCTTATCGAAGTGAAAAATACACAAGTCACTAATCTTCCTTCCGACTGgattaaaattaataacaCTCTGAAAATTAGTAGATTTGCTActccaacaacaacgaaATTAGTGGAGAAATTACAGTTTCATAAGGACTTGCTTGTTCAGGAAGTTGAAAAGGAATATCAACGCTTTTTATCTaagattaatgatgaatatattagaCTTCGGAATATAATCGAGAACATTGCAACGTACGACtgtttattatcattgtcTGCTGTCTCATGCAATATTAAATACACCAGACCTATATTCAGCAACGAAAAACAGGTTATTAAGTTGAAGGGTGCACGTAATCCAATCATTGAGTCGTTAGATATTAATTATGTCCCTAATGATACAGATATGAATAGGAAAGATGGTCtaattaatattatatcTGGTCCGAACATGGGTGGGAAATCCTCTTATATTCGACAAGTTGCACTCCTGATAATACTAGCTCAAATTGGATCATTTGTCCCTGCCGATTATATGGAAGTTAGCATATTTGACAATATCTTAACAAGGATTGGTGCACATGATGATCTGTTGAGAGGTGAATCAACatttaagaaagaaatGTTAGATGTTTTACAAGTTCTAGAAAACTGCACTAAAGATTCGTTGGTGTTATTAGATGAAGTTGGAAGAGGTACTGGTACCTTAGATGGTAAAGCCATATCATACTCATTgattaattattttatgGAGGAAACAGACTGCCCATTGATCCTGTTTACCTCTCATTTCCCAATACTTGGTACCATTAAATCACCTTTGGTGAAATGTTACCATATGGACTATGTGGAGGAGAAACGACCCGGAGAAAATTGGTCTAGTGTTACGTTCCTATATAAATTGAAGTCTGGGTTTACCACAAATTCGTATGGGTTAAATGTAGCAAAGTTGGCTTCTATTgataaagatattattaacGAGGCATATGAAATATCTGAATCCATGAAAAACGAGGAGGAGAAAgatgaatatttggaacTGCCTCTATTTctaaaagaaatattaaaaGGAAGAGTAGCAACGGAAAcgtttcaaaatcttctaAATTACATTGAAGAGGACTAG
- the KIN82 gene encoding putative serine/threonine protein kinase KIN82 (ancestral locus Anc_6.371) produces MEQPELYDRPTIAPMTSPSGNTRTMSLPKLFNKSFRKHGTSNSSSSCSSTSNSNSYMTNYSGTSTKSTSTPLELGFSKFEIPFPTRKDTAEKTKAENVDSETTSTSRFAKLKNMFHATKTPQATNNNDNDNANDNDEVEEVEYLVGSIHLKESTDSDPDHEELQSKISPNLSPKASFSNHTEPYHISPNRIRSPSAPVGLSQGYKRFADTNPFRSNTVSQLSSQNPLTNHFNENTYEDQQFIDSSMNSHTFYFKHPAYATTLQRNHMDLSNLSLNEIKENEELQQFCDGNTPASTAASTTTRSPSASNSPTMESISTANESIRTNTRTRSGSRPQTLRTHSIPIVKRALSVPNTESDINHTQSEVQISKDKRTYSIDSEPKRSQRLRNKSFGNKFQDIKVNPQSFEKIKLLGQGDVGKVFLVKEKKTNGLYAMKIYNKKDMIKREKIKRVITEQEILATSNHPFIVTLYHSFQTEDYLYLCMEYCMGGEFFRALQTRDSKCICEDDARFYASEVLAALEYLHLLGFIYRDLKPENILLHKSGHIMLSDFDLSVHAKDSKNPIFMKDGILPTTNSNLIVDTKICSEGFRTNSFVGTEEYIAPEVIRGNGHTVAVDWWTLGILIFEMLFGKTPFKGDTTNETFANILSKDFEFPNSNDITRNCKNLIKKLLTKNETKRLGSKMGAAEIKKHSFFKNVNWNMLRNEEPPLIPELSSDGQELARLADNKMKQKSKENEQEHLMFEETVESDDQITEDDPFHDFNSMSLLQNNEKPTIYVNHNSYGKVSYTPNSNRSRSNSTRGGFFKI; encoded by the coding sequence ATGGAACAACCTGAGTTATATGATCGTCCAACAATAGCTCCTATGACGAGCCCTTCAGGAAACACAAGAACCATGTCTCTGCCTAAACTGTTTAATAAGTCTTTTAGGAAGCACGGTACTAGCAATAGCAGTAGCAGTTGCAGCTCCACAAGCAACAGTAACAGCTATATGACTAATTATAGTGGGACATCCACCAAGAGCACTTCAACTCCGTTAGAGTTGGGGTTctccaaatttgaaataccCTTCCCCACCAGGAAAGATACAGCTGAGAAGACTAAAGCTGAGAACGTGGACAGTGAAACGACTTCGACTTCTAGGTTTgctaaattgaaaaatatgtttCATGCTACCAAGACCCCACAGGCAACCaataacaatgataatgataatgcTAACGATAACGATGAGGTGGAAGAAGTAGAATATTTGGTGGGAAGCATCCATTTGAAGGAAAGTACTGATTCTGATCCAGACCACGAAGAATTACAAAGTAAGATCTCACCTAACCTTTCTCCGAAGGCCAGTTTCTCCAACCATACAGAGCCTTATCATATTTCACCTAATAGAATTAGGTCACCTTCTGCCCCTGTAGGTTTGTCGCAAGGTTATAAAAGGTTTGCTGATACAAATCCCTTTAGATCTAACACCGTCTCTCAACTTTCAAGCCAGAACCCTCTAACAAATCATTTTAACGAAAATACTTATGAAGACCAGCAATTCATTGACTCATCAATGAATTCTCatactttttattttaagCATCCAGCATACGCAACAACCTTACAACGAAATCATATGGATTTGAGTAACCTTTCGCTTAATGAAATCAAAGAGAATGAAGAGCTACAACAATTCTGTGATGGCAATACCCCAGCATCAACGGCAgcatcaacaacaacaagatcACCATCTGCATCTAATTCCCCTACAATGGAATCCATATCCACCGCTAATGAGAGCATTAGGACAAATACGAGAACGAGATCCGGTTCAAGACCACAAACTTTAAGGACACATTCCATACCGATCGTTAAGAGAGCATTATCTGTACCAAATACAGAATCAGATATTAATCATACACAGTCAGAAGTACAAATTTCCAAGGATAAACGCACATACTCTATCGACTCAGAACCCAAGAGATCTCAAAgattaagaaataaatcatttggTAATAAGTTTCAAGATATAAAAGTTAATCCGCAgtcatttgaaaagataaaatTGTTAGGTCAAGGTGATGTCGGTAAAGTATTCTTAgtaaaggaaaagaaaacaaatgGTCTTTATGCTATGAAGATATATAACAAGAAAGATATGATAAAAAGAGAGAAAATAAAACGAGTTATTacagaacaagaaattctGGCTACTAGCAATCATCCCTTTATTGTCACTTTATACCATTCATTCCAAACAGAAGATTATTTGTATCTTTGTATGGAATATTGTATGGGAGGTGAATTCTTCAGGGCTCTTCAAACGAGAGATTCCAAATGTATTTGTGAGGATGATGCTAGGTTCTATGCTAGTGAAGTACTTGCTGCTCTAGAATATCTACATCTTCTAGGCTTCATATATCGAGATTTAAAACCagagaatattttattgCATAAATCTGGTCATATAATGCTTTCAGATTTTGATTTGTCCGTGCACGCAAAGGATTCCAAAAATCCAATATTTATGAAGGATGGTATCCTcccaacaacaaattcCAATCTTATTGTGGATACAAAAATTTGTTCTGAAGGTTTTAGAACCAATTCCTTTGTGGGTACAGAGGAATATATTGCACCAGAAGTAATTAGAGGAAATGGCCATACTGTAGCGGTTGATTGGTGGACGTTAGGGATATTAATCTTTGAAATGCTCTTCGGTAAGACTCCCTTTAAAGGTGACACAACAAATGAAACATTTGCAAACATATTATCAAAGGATTTTGAATTcccaaattcaaatgatattacTAGAAATTGTAAAAACctgataaagaaattattaacgAAAAATGAAACCAAGAGATTGGGGTCCAAGATGGGAGCTGCTGAAATAAAGAAGCATTCGTTCTTTAAAAATGTCAATTGGAATATGTTAAGAAATGAGGAACCGCCTCTCATTCCGGAACTATCGTCTGATGGACAAGAATTGGCACGATTGGCAGACAATAAAATGAAACAGAAAAGtaaggaaaatgaacaagaacaTCTAATGTTTGAAGAGACCGTGGAATCTGATGATCAAATAACCGAAGATGATCCATTTCATGACTTTAATTCCATGAgtcttcttcaaaataacGAGAAGCCAACAATATACGTGAATCATAACTCATATGGGAAGGTTTCTTACACTCCAAATTCCAATAGATCAAGAAGTAATAGTACAAGAGGAggattcttcaaaatataa